The Miscanthus floridulus cultivar M001 chromosome 17, ASM1932011v1, whole genome shotgun sequence genome has a window encoding:
- the LOC136517377 gene encoding 5-oxoprolinase 1-like yields MGSGTAEKFRFCIDRGGTFTDIYAEVPGRREGYVTKLLSVDPSNYDDAPIEGIRRILEEFSGERIPRSAKIPTGKIEWIRMGTTVATNALLERKGERIALCVTRGFRDLLQIGNQARPNIFDLKVSKPSNLYEEVIEVDERVELVRDGDSDRDESSVEGISGELVRVAKPVDVEALKPLLKGLLDKGIRCLAVVLMHSYTYPHHELLAEKLALGMGFKHVSLSSSLTPMVRAVPRGLTASVDAYLTPVIKEYLSGFMSRFEGGSEQVNVLFMQSDGGLAPERRFSGHKAVLSGPAGGVVGYSQTLFGLETSKPLIGFDMGGTSTDVSRYDGSYEQVLETQIAGAIIQAPQLDINTVAAGGGSKLKFQFGAFKVGPESVGAHPGPVCYRKGGELAITDANLIQGTVIPEYFPSIFGPNEDMPLDYEATRKAFENLAVEINSHRKSQDPSAKDMAIEEIALGFVNVANETMCRPIRQLTEMKGHDTKNHALACFGGAGPQHACAMARSLGMSEVLVHRYCGILSAYGMGLADVIEDLQEPYSAVYNTESSAEASRREVLLVKQVKEKLMEQGFGEESIRTDSYLNLRYEGTDTAIMVKQPEQGSGNDYADEFEKLFQQEYGFKLQYRKILICDVRVQGVGSTNILQPRELMQISTKPVKESSCQIYFSSGWQDTPLYKLENLGYGHVLEGPAVIMNGNSTVIIEKDCKAIITKYGNIKIEINAAPCTVSISEKVADVVQLSIFNHRFMGIAEQMGRTLQRTSISTNIKERLDFSCALFGPDGGLVANAPHVPVHLGAMSSTVCWQLNFWGDNLHEGDVLVTNHPCSGGSHLPDITVVTPVFDHGKLVFFVASRGHHAEIGGITPGSMPPFSKCIWEEGAAIRAFKLVERGVFQEEGIVQLLQSPCSDELAGYKIPGTRRIQDNLSDLHAQVAANQRGISLIKELINQYGLVTVQSYMNHVQKNAEVAVREMLKTVASRVAKENGSCVVEDEDYMDDGSVLHLKLTLDAIKGEATIDFEGTSPEVYGNWNAPEAVTTAAVIYCLRCLVDVDIPLNQGCLAPVKILIPKGSFLSPSDKAAVVGGNVLTSQRVTDVILMAFQACACSQGCMNNLTFGDDTFGYYETIGGGCGAGPTWDGTSGVQCHMTNTRMTDPEIFEQRYPVLLHTFSIRENSGGSGLHRGGDGLVREIEFRRSIVVSILSERRVHAPRGLKGGQDGARGANYLVRKDGRKIYLGGKNTVTVSAGDILQIFTPGGGGFGSP; encoded by the coding sequence ATGGGCAGCGGCACGGCGGAGAAGTTCAGGTTCTGCATTGACAGGGGCGGCACCTTCACTGACATCTATGCCGAGGTACCCGGGAGAAGAGAAGGCTATGTCACGAAGCTTCTCTCCGTCGACCCGTCAAACTATGACGACGCGCCCATCGAAGGGATTAGGAGGATCCTGGAGGAGTTCTCCGGAGAGAGGATCCCCCGGTCGGCCAAGATCCCCACCGGCAAGATCGAGTGGATCAGGATGGGCACCACGGTCGCCACGAACGCCCTCCTGGAGAGGAAGGGCGAAAGGATTGCGCTTTGTGTGACAAGGGGGTTTAGGGATTTGCTCCAGATTGGCAACCAGGCTCGCCCGAACATATTCGACCTCAAGGTGTCAAAGCCGTCGAATCTTTATGAAGAGGTGATTGAGGTCGATGAACGAGTTGAGCTCGTTCGGGATGGTGACAGTGACAGGGATGAGTCATCTGTTGAAGGGATCTCTGGGGAACTGGTGAGGGTGGCAAAGCCTGTTGATGTCGAAGCATTGAAGCCTCTGCTGAAAGGTTTGCTTGACAAGGGGATCAGATGCTTGGCGGTGGTGTTGATGCATTCGTATACTTATCCTCACCATGAACTCCTGGCTGAGAAGTTAGCTCTGGGGATGGGATTCAAGCATGTATCGTTGTCTTCATCGCTGACACCAATGGTCCGTGCAGTGCCTCGGGGCCTGACGGCAAGTGTGGACGCGTATCTCACACCAGTCATCAAAGAGTACCTATCGGGATTCATGTCGAGATTTGAAGGGGGTTCTGAACAAGTGAATGTGCTATTTATGCAATCAGATGGAGGACTTGCACCGGAGAGGAGATTCTCTGGGCATAAAGCGGTATTATCAGGACCTGCAGGTGGTGTGGTTGGCTACTCGCAGACCTTGTTTGGACTTGAGACATCAAAGCCACTGATTGGGTTTGACATGGGAGGTACATCCACGGATGTGAGCCGCTATGATGGAAGCTATGAACAAGTTCTGGAGACACAGATTGCTGGGGCAATTATTCAAGCTCCCCAGCTTGACATAAACACTGTGGCTGCTGGTGGTGGATCAAAGCTTAAGTTTCAATTTGGTGCTTTCAAGGTTGGACCAGAATCTGTCGGGGCACACCCTGGTCCAGTCTGTTACCGAAAAGGTGGTGAGCTAGCAATTACCGATGCCAATTTGATCCAAGGAACTGTTATTCCTGAGTACTTCCCATCAATATTTGGtccaaatgaagatatgcccctTGATTATGAGGCTACAAGAAAGGCCTTTGAAAATCTTGCAGTTGAGATCAACTCTCACCGAAAGAGTCAGGACCCATCAGCAAAGGACATGGCAATTGAAGAGATTGCACTTGGGTTTGTCAATGTCGCAAATGAGACAATGTGCCGGCCTATACGCCAGCTAACCGAAATGAAGGGGCATGATACAAAGAACCATGCCCTCGCATGCTTTGGTGGTGCTGGCCCACAACATGCATGCGCTATGGCAAGGTCCTTGGGTATGTCTGAGGTACTTGTTCACCGATATTGTGGAATATTGAGTGCATATGGGATGGGTCTTGCTGATGTCATTGAAGACTTGCAAGAACCATACTCTGCTGTTTATAATACCGAGTCATCTGCAGAAGCATCTAGAAGAGAAGTCCTTTTAGTAAAACAGGTGAAAGAAAAGCTGATGGAGCAGGGTTTTGGAGAGGAGAGCATCAGGACAGATTCATACTTGAATTTGAGGTATGAGGGAACTGATACGGCCATCATGGTTAAACAGCCAGAGCAAGGATCTGGAAATGACTATGCTGATGAGTTTGAAAAATTATTTCAGCAAGAGTATGGCTTCAAATTGCAATACAGGAAAATACTCATATGTGATGTGAGAGTTCAGGGTGTCGGTAGTACAAACATCCTGCAGCCTCGTGAATTGATGCAGATATCAACCAAACCTGTGAAAGAAAGTTCATGCCAGATTTATTTTTCAAGTGGGTGGCAAGATACTCCGCTGTACAAGCTTGAGAATTTGGGTTATGGCCATGTCTTGGAGGGTCCTGCAGTTATTATGAATGGGAATAGTACTGTGATCATAGAAAAAGACTGTAAAGCCATCATTACAAAGTATGGTAACATAAAAATAGAGATTAATGCTGCTCCATGCACTGTATCAATATCAGAGAAAGTTGCAGATGTGGTCCAACTTTCTATTTTCAATCACCGATTCATGGGTATCGCTGAACAGATGGGTCGGACACTTCAAAGAACTTCAATTTCCACTAACATAAAGGAAAGGCTAGACTTCTCTTGTGCTCTCTTTGGTCCAGATGGTGGCCTTGTTGCAAATGCACCTCATGTCCCTGTGCATTTAGGAGCCATGTCTAGTACTGTGTGTTGGCAGCTTAATTTTTGGGGTGATAACCTCCATGAGGGTGATGTTCTTGTAACAAACCATCCATGTTCTGGGGGGAGCCATCTTCCAGACATAACAGTTGTCACGCCAGTTTTTGATCATGGTAAGCTTGTTTTTTTTGTTGCTAGTCGAGGTCACCATGCTGAGATTGGTGGCATCACGCCAGGAAGCATGCCTCCTTTCTCAAAATGTATCTGGGAGGAAGGTGCTGCCATCAGAGCATTTAAACTTGTCGAAAGGGGTGTTTTCCAAGAGGAAGGAATAGTCCAGTTGCTGCAGTCACCTTGCTCTGATGAACTTGCTGGCTATAAGATCCCAGGAACACGTCGGATCCAAGATAATCTTTCCGATCTCCATGCTCAGGTTGCAGCAAACCAGAGAGGTATATCACTTATCAAAGAACTGATAAATCAGTATGGCTTGGTCACTGTTCAATCATACATGAACCATGTTCAAAAGAATGCTGAGGTAGCTGTTAGAGAGATGCTCAAAACAGTTGCGTCTAgagttgcaaaggagaatggaTCATGTGTTGTTGAGGATGAAGATTATATGGATGATGGCTCTGTCCTTCACTTGAAACTCACCCTTGATGCTATTAAAGGTGAAGCTACAATTGACTTTGAGGGTACCAGTCCTGAGGTCTATGGCAACTGGAATGCTCCTGAAGCAGTTACAACAGCTGCTGTCATATACTGCCTACGGTGCTTGGTGGATGTCGATATACCGCTAAATCAGGGCTGCCTAGCACCTGTGAAGATCCTCATTCCTAAAGGCTCTTTCCTCTCACCAAGTGACAAGGCTGCTGTTGTTGGTGGCAATGTGCTAACATCTCAGAGAGTGACTGATGTTATCCTAATGGCATTTCAAGCCTGTGCCTGCTCTCAGGGCTGCATGAACAATTTGACCTTTGGGGACGACACCTTTGGTTACTACGAGACCATTGGAGGTGGATGTGGAGCTGGGCCAACCTGGGACGGCACTAGTGGTGTTCAATGTCACATGACAAACACAAGGATGACTGACCCTGAGATCTTTGAGCAGCGGTACCCTGTTCTTTTGCACACATTTAGCATCAGGGAGAACAGTGGAGGTTCTGGTTTACACAGAGGTGGTGATGGCCTCGTGAGGGAGATTGAATTCCGGCGGtctattgttgtgagcattcTATCCGAGAGACGGGTGCATGCTCCCAGGGGACTAAAAGGAGGACAAGATGGAGCTCGTGGTGCAAACTATTTAGTCAGAAAAGATGGTAGAAAGATTTACCTTGGAGGAAAGAACACTGTAACGGTTAGTGCTGGTGACATTCTTCAGATTTTCACGCCCGGTGGCGGTGGCTTTGGCTCTCCTTGA